One Planktothrix sp. FACHB-1365 genomic window carries:
- a CDS encoding RDD family protein: MFGASLVGTKLQNGRYHITGELGEGGIGETFLAEDANYFNEPCVVKRLKPQQKQSVWKWVQEAFEKEAKTLKTLGQHDQIPRLLAYFLENQEFFLVQEFVKGNNLRKDIYPGKQLHEHDVSYLLRDILEVLEFVHQKGVIHRDIKPENLMIRHSDKKIVLIDFGSVKEISTQVFNTQGQVVINSVVGTPGYMPVEQLGGQPLFCSDIYAVGMIGIEAITGLSPMQLANPNNSEVVWRNRVQVSDDFANILEKMVRFRYQERYQSASEALQAVHQLLQTKPFLPPPPPQPPYQQPPYQQPPSQPPYQQPPPILQPADFGRRLVAYLIDISILAISSLLINAVMFGGTATLVGWIFWYIVLGFLYCPIMESSFLQATLGKMAVGIIVTDLSGNQISFEQATKRHGSKLISYLLIFMGFLMGGFTQKRRTLHDQLSDCLVIRK, translated from the coding sequence ATGTTCGGAGCAAGTCTTGTTGGAACAAAACTTCAGAATGGACGCTATCACATCACAGGCGAACTGGGAGAGGGTGGTATTGGGGAAACATTTTTAGCTGAAGATGCTAACTATTTCAATGAACCCTGCGTCGTTAAAAGACTCAAGCCGCAACAGAAACAGTCTGTTTGGAAGTGGGTGCAAGAGGCATTTGAAAAAGAAGCTAAAACACTGAAAACATTAGGACAACACGATCAAATTCCGAGGCTTTTAGCTTACTTCCTAGAAAATCAAGAATTTTTCTTAGTCCAAGAATTTGTCAAGGGTAACAATCTTCGTAAAGACATTTATCCAGGTAAACAATTGCATGAACATGATGTCTCTTACCTCTTGAGAGACATTTTAGAAGTTTTGGAGTTTGTTCATCAAAAAGGAGTGATTCACCGCGATATTAAGCCAGAAAACTTAATGATCAGACATTCAGATAAAAAGATTGTACTCATTGACTTTGGATCGGTCAAAGAAATCAGCACCCAAGTATTTAATACACAGGGGCAAGTGGTTATAAATTCTGTCGTTGGTACGCCCGGTTATATGCCTGTTGAACAATTAGGAGGACAACCTTTATTCTGTAGCGACATTTATGCAGTGGGAATGATTGGGATTGAAGCTATCACAGGTTTATCTCCGATGCAACTTGCTAATCCTAATAATTCGGAAGTTGTCTGGCGAAATAGAGTACAAGTCAGTGATGACTTTGCCAATATTTTAGAAAAAATGGTACGTTTCAGATATCAAGAACGCTATCAATCGGCTTCAGAAGCGCTGCAAGCTGTTCATCAGCTACTACAAACCAAACCTTTCTTACCACCGCCACCCCCACAACCGCCATACCAACAACCGCCATACCAACAACCACCCTCACAACCGCCATACCAACAACCACCACCCATATTACAACCAGCAGATTTTGGTCGTCGATTGGTAGCCTATTTGATTGACATCTCTATTTTAGCGATCAGTAGTCTTCTCATTAATGCGGTAATGTTTGGTGGCACTGCTACTTTAGTGGGTTGGATTTTCTGGTATATCGTGCTGGGATTTCTGTACTGTCCAATCATGGAAAGTTCTTTTCTGCAAGCAACTCTTGGCAAGATGGCAGTGGGAATTATTGTTACAGATTTAAGTGGAAATCAGATTTCTTTTGAGCAAGCCACAAAAAGACATGGCAGTAAACTAATCTCATACTTGCTTATATTTATGGGTTTCTTAATGGGGGGATTTACCCAGAAAAGAAGAACTCTCCATGATCAATTATCTGACTGTTTAGTAATTAGGAAATAA